A genomic stretch from Edaphobacter aggregans includes:
- the rplI gene encoding 50S ribosomal protein L9 — MEVILKEDVIKLGHRGDVVKVADGYGRNYLLPGKLAIEATAANKAVIDQMKASAVRKSAKEKVEAEQLSTQLDALELVFERKVGEHDHLFGSVTSGDIAHALEAKGFTIDRRKISLEDPLKTIGEYHVPVKLHRDVTSHVKVTVKGDQPETEAVAAAE; from the coding sequence ATGGAAGTCATTCTGAAGGAAGACGTAATTAAGCTTGGACATCGCGGCGATGTAGTGAAGGTCGCTGACGGCTACGGGCGCAACTACCTGCTGCCGGGCAAGCTCGCGATTGAAGCGACTGCGGCCAACAAGGCTGTCATCGATCAGATGAAGGCATCGGCTGTTCGCAAGTCCGCCAAGGAGAAGGTCGAGGCGGAGCAGCTTTCGACGCAGCTGGATGCTCTTGAACTGGTGTTCGAGCGCAAGGTCGGCGAGCACGATCACCTGTTCGGTTCGGTCACGTCGGGCGACATCGCTCACGCGCTCGAGGCGAAGGGTTTCACGATCGATCGCCGCAAGATCTCGCTTGAGGATCCGCTGAAGACGATCGGCGAGTACCATGTTCCTGTAAAGCTGCATCGTGACGTTACCAGCCACGTGAAGGTGACGGTCAAGGGCGATCAGCCTGAGACCGAGGCTGTTGCCGCCGCTGAGTAG
- the rpsR gene encoding 30S ribosomal protein S18 gives MADETNSTQSTEQQAPASRPHSGPGAGAPRGPRPAGAPGGGPGGRKFFRRKKVCKFCTEKIDAISYRDVRLLQGFVAERGKIVPRRLTGVCTRHQRRLSLAIKQSRNIALLAFAARF, from the coding sequence ATGGCTGACGAAACAAACAGCACGCAATCCACGGAGCAGCAGGCTCCTGCATCCCGTCCTCACTCCGGCCCTGGCGCCGGTGCACCGCGCGGTCCGCGTCCGGCTGGCGCTCCCGGCGGCGGCCCTGGTGGACGCAAGTTCTTCCGCCGCAAGAAGGTCTGCAAGTTCTGCACGGAGAAGATTGATGCGATCTCCTACCGCGATGTCCGTCTACTGCAGGGCTTCGTTGCGGAGCGCGGCAAGATTGTTCCGCGCCGCCTGACGGGTGTCTGCACCCGGCACCAGCGCCGCCTTAGCCTGGCCATCAAGCAGTCGCGCAATATCGCCCTGCTTGCCTTTGCCGCGCGCTTCTAA